A section of the Leptotrichia buccalis C-1013-b genome encodes:
- a CDS encoding DUF6314 family protein yields MGGNGMDRIIDIYEMMKNVRRISFQAKSLEGSSTGWNYAGKGNVVVREEGDRLYFIEEIILDNDIWYSDRKLWEFKENYIGFYRFRNGDYEKIFEFLFCDGEFMMKKEYLCSSDLYYGEMKIWDNRICLLIKVKGEKKNEVLEYTYLT; encoded by the coding sequence ATGGGTGGAAATGGTATGGATAGGATTATCGATATTTATGAAATGATGAAAAATGTTAGAAGGATTTCGTTTCAGGCGAAGAGTTTGGAAGGGTCTTCGACAGGTTGGAATTATGCTGGCAAAGGGAATGTTGTGGTTAGAGAAGAAGGAGATAGGTTGTATTTTATTGAAGAAATTATTCTTGATAATGATATTTGGTATAGTGATAGAAAATTATGGGAGTTTAAGGAAAATTATATTGGATTTTATAGGTTTAGAAATGGGGATTATGAGAAGATATTTGAGTTTCTATTTTGTGATGGGGAATTTATGATGAAGAAAGAGTATTTGTGTAGTTCTGATTTATATTATGGAGAAATGAAGATTTGGGATAATAGAATTTGTCTGCTGATAAAAGTAAAGGGGGAAAAGAAGAATGAAGTTTTGGAATACACGTACTTAACATAG
- a CDS encoding tetratricopeptide repeat protein: MSEKEIKVDKIESKKQRIEELIEKREEYVNKGEIDKEIEVLRELRILFKSVFGVESEENIKVLTELGNSLKYIGKFKEAIRLLARAEKIIIKKYGENSMPFVTCNANMAEVYRTMKNYDKVEEKYFKAIKTYKKNDFRNSYVFAGICNNLGLFYEEKGHYQDSINWQKRSLEVLKDSRDRDSEIQSAVVLSNMVKSYIKLKDEELAEITMNETSEILKREMGEYNTLYLNILNNWANVYFENKNYKKSLELLEKCEKLCRIMLGTENKNYGDILKRLKIVKKEVDKKKIERYVWKNQVIKKIKN; encoded by the coding sequence ATGAGTGAGAAAGAAATAAAAGTAGATAAAATAGAGAGTAAAAAGCAAAGAATTGAAGAATTAATTGAAAAAAGGGAAGAATATGTAAATAAGGGTGAGATAGATAAGGAAATTGAAGTTCTGAGAGAATTGAGAATTTTATTTAAAAGTGTTTTTGGAGTGGAAAGTGAAGAAAATATAAAAGTTTTAACGGAGTTAGGAAATTCCTTGAAATATATCGGGAAATTTAAAGAAGCGATAAGACTTTTAGCAAGGGCAGAGAAGATTATTATTAAAAAATATGGTGAAAATAGTATGCCTTTTGTTACTTGTAACGCAAACATGGCAGAAGTTTATAGAACTATGAAAAATTATGATAAAGTTGAAGAGAAATATTTTAAGGCAATAAAAACTTATAAAAAAAATGATTTTAGGAATAGCTATGTATTTGCAGGAATTTGTAATAATTTGGGACTTTTTTATGAAGAAAAAGGACATTATCAGGATTCTATAAATTGGCAAAAAAGAAGTTTAGAAGTATTAAAAGATTCGAGAGACAGGGATAGTGAAATACAAAGTGCAGTTGTATTGAGCAATATGGTAAAGTCTTATATAAAACTTAAAGATGAAGAACTTGCTGAAATAACAATGAATGAAACTTCAGAAATATTGAAAAGGGAAATGGGAGAATATAATACTCTTTATTTGAATATTTTAAATAATTGGGCAAATGTTTATTTTGAAAATAAGAATTATAAAAAGTCATTGGAATTGCTGGAAAAATGTGAGAAACTTTGTAGGATTATGTTAGGGACAGAAAATAAAAATTATGGAGATATTCTGAAAAGACTGAAAATTGTCAAAAAGGAAGTTGATAAGAAAAAAATAGAGCGGTATGTTTGGAAAAATCAGGTTATAAAGAAAATAAAAAATTAG
- the ylxM gene encoding YlxM family DNA-binding protein encodes MDKLDDFLKYSVLFSYYGELFPKKKKQYLELYLEENSSLSEIAEQYGVTRQAVFDNIKKGVKKLDEYESKLRIFEKERELKKKLEYLKENFTKENLEKILEDFEYTE; translated from the coding sequence ATGGATAAATTGGATGACTTTCTAAAGTATTCAGTACTTTTTTCATATTATGGAGAACTTTTTCCAAAAAAGAAAAAGCAGTATTTAGAACTTTATTTGGAAGAAAATAGTTCACTTTCAGAAATTGCAGAACAATATGGAGTTACGAGACAGGCTGTATTTGATAATATTAAAAAAGGTGTCAAAAAGCTGGATGAATACGAAAGTAAGCTTAGGATATTTGAGAAAGAACGGGAATTGAAAAAAAAATTGGAGTATTTGAAAGAAAATTTTACGAAAGAAAATTTGGAAAAAATATTAGAAGATTTTGAATATACGGAATAA
- a CDS encoding MurR/RpiR family transcriptional regulator, with protein MIINKLEKKENFTNNEKEIADYILRHLEEIHLLSAENLAKKAFVSKATVVRFCRKLGVERYREFQRRLDKEVEEMMKIKGLLSEEPVNSETKYDEIISIIPSLYERVIGATKLNLDTTVMEKIIEKLKNAKKIEIYGTGISYILAKLTSFKFMTLGIESAAYDGLNEHYIISAEKGEKDIALIISLSGTNPYMIRIAEYLKKRNVFVVGIGNGSSEEIKKACSEYIEIHAPNYILSFEMVSLFTGINYVLDIFFTSLLVLNYYKNINTSLEVSKNYETNEPKVSKK; from the coding sequence ATGATTATTAATAAATTAGAGAAGAAAGAAAATTTTACGAATAATGAGAAGGAAATTGCGGATTATATTTTGAGGCATTTGGAGGAGATTCATTTGCTGTCGGCGGAGAATCTGGCGAAAAAGGCATTTGTGAGTAAGGCTACTGTTGTTAGGTTCTGCAGGAAACTTGGGGTTGAGAGGTATAGGGAATTTCAGAGAAGGCTGGATAAGGAAGTTGAGGAAATGATGAAAATTAAAGGACTGCTTAGTGAAGAGCCTGTAAACAGTGAAACAAAATACGATGAAATTATCTCAATTATTCCATCGCTTTATGAAAGAGTTATTGGGGCTACAAAACTTAATTTGGACACAACTGTTATGGAAAAAATTATTGAAAAACTTAAAAATGCTAAGAAAATTGAGATTTATGGAACTGGAATTTCGTATATATTGGCAAAGCTGACTTCGTTTAAGTTTATGACGCTTGGAATTGAGAGTGCGGCTTATGACGGACTTAATGAGCATTATATTATTTCTGCGGAAAAAGGGGAGAAGGATATAGCGCTTATTATTTCGCTTTCAGGGACTAATCCTTATATGATTAGAATTGCGGAATATTTGAAAAAAAGGAATGTATTTGTTGTAGGAATTGGGAATGGATCATCTGAAGAAATAAAAAAAGCATGTTCGGAATATATTGAAATACATGCTCCAAATTATATTTTGAGTTTTGAGATGGTGTCGCTATTTACTGGGATTAATTATGTGCTGGACATATTTTTCACTTCGCTTTTAGTGTTGAATTACTACAAAAATATAAATACTTCACTGGAAGTCAGTAAAAATTATGAGACAAATGAACCGAAAGTATCAAAAAAATAA
- a CDS encoding 6-phospho-beta-glucosidase encodes MGFRKDFLWGGATAANQLEGAYNEDGRGLANVDLSPVGEDRFAVINGERKILEFDDEHFYPAKGAIDFYHRYKEDIALFAEMGFKTYRMSIAWTRIFPNGDEETPNEKGLEFYENVFKECRKYGIEPLVTITHFDFPIHLIKEYGGWRNRKVIDFYKRLCTVIFTRYKGLVKYWITFNEINMLLHAPFMGAGIVFEEGENKNQVLYTAAHNELVASAWVTKIGHEIDPENKIGCMLAAGKFYALTSKPEDVWTALEKDRENYFFIDVQTRGYYPAYAKKFFERENINIGITDEDEKILRENPVDFVSFSYYTTRCISAEADRLGEGNLLKTMRNPYIEVTDWGWGLDPLGFRTTINEIYDRYQKPLFVVENGLGAVDVPDADGYVEDDYRIDYLRDHIKAMKEAVELDGVELLGYTTWGPIDLVSAGTGEMKKRYGFIYVDRDNDGNGTLKRSKKKSFDWYKKVIATNGEDLD; translated from the coding sequence ATGGGATTTAGAAAAGACTTTTTATGGGGCGGAGCTACTGCTGCAAATCAGCTTGAAGGAGCTTATAATGAGGATGGAAGAGGACTTGCAAATGTAGATTTGTCGCCAGTTGGGGAAGATAGGTTTGCTGTAATTAATGGGGAGCGAAAGATATTGGAATTTGACGATGAGCATTTTTATCCTGCTAAAGGAGCGATTGATTTTTATCATAGATACAAGGAAGATATTGCATTATTTGCTGAAATGGGATTTAAGACTTATAGAATGTCGATAGCATGGACTCGTATTTTCCCAAATGGAGATGAAGAAACTCCGAATGAAAAAGGGCTTGAATTTTATGAAAATGTATTTAAGGAATGTAGAAAATATGGTATTGAGCCATTAGTTACAATAACGCACTTTGATTTTCCTATTCACTTAATCAAGGAATATGGCGGATGGAGAAACAGAAAAGTTATTGATTTTTATAAAAGATTGTGTACTGTAATTTTCACTAGATATAAAGGGCTTGTAAAATACTGGATTACATTTAATGAAATTAATATGCTATTACATGCACCGTTTATGGGAGCAGGAATTGTTTTTGAAGAGGGGGAAAATAAAAATCAAGTTTTGTATACTGCGGCACACAATGAATTGGTGGCAAGCGCTTGGGTTACAAAAATTGGACATGAAATTGATCCAGAAAACAAAATTGGATGTATGCTTGCGGCTGGGAAATTTTATGCACTTACTTCTAAGCCTGAAGATGTATGGACTGCACTTGAAAAAGACAGAGAAAACTATTTTTTCATAGATGTACAGACTCGTGGATATTATCCTGCCTACGCTAAAAAATTTTTTGAAAGAGAAAATATAAACATTGGAATTACAGATGAAGATGAGAAAATTTTGAGGGAAAATCCAGTTGATTTTGTTAGTTTTTCTTATTATACCACTCGTTGTATCTCTGCAGAAGCTGATAGACTTGGAGAAGGAAACTTGCTAAAAACAATGAGAAATCCTTATATCGAAGTGACAGACTGGGGTTGGGGACTAGATCCGTTAGGATTTAGAACGACAATAAATGAAATTTACGACAGATACCAAAAACCGTTATTTGTTGTGGAAAATGGTCTTGGAGCGGTAGATGTTCCAGATGCAGATGGATATGTGGAAGATGATTATAGAATTGACTATTTGAGAGATCATATAAAGGCAATGAAGGAAGCGGTTGAACTGGATGGAGTAGAACTTCTAGGGTATACAACTTGGGGACCTATTGACTTAGTGAGTGCGGGAACTGGAGAAATGAAAAAACGTTACGGATTTATCTATGTAGATAGAGATAACGATGGAAATGGAACATTGAAGAGAAGCAAGAAAAAATCATTCGACTGGTATAAAAAAGTTATCGCAACTAATGGAGAAGATTTGGATTAG
- a CDS encoding TraX family protein: protein MSINGLDKIKVFSGAQLKYIAFLSMLIDHVNKALMYPLLTENGFLRYVSDVFDILGRIAFPIFMFFLVEGFFKTRNRFKYLLYLIVFGIISEIPFDLFQSAVLFQPNSNNIMFTLALALLMIWIIDELKVPKSRVVPKIFWFPVSIIIVITTCLLSMIWGLDYEYHGILIAYFFYIFRNNPILSIVGGYLSIIKTPWALLGFGLTLTYNGERGKQNKILNYLFYPVHLLILGLLRLCFKIGI from the coding sequence ATGAGTATTAATGGCTTGGACAAGATAAAAGTTTTTTCAGGAGCACAATTAAAATATATTGCTTTTTTATCAATGTTGATTGACCACGTGAATAAGGCTTTGATGTATCCTTTGTTAACGGAAAATGGTTTTTTGAGATATGTGAGCGATGTATTTGATATTTTGGGTAGAATTGCATTTCCGATTTTTATGTTTTTTCTTGTGGAAGGTTTTTTTAAAACTAGAAATCGATTTAAATATCTTTTATACTTGATTGTTTTTGGAATTATTTCTGAAATTCCATTTGACTTATTCCAGTCGGCAGTACTTTTTCAGCCAAACTCAAATAATATAATGTTTACATTGGCTTTAGCCTTACTTATGATTTGGATTATTGATGAATTGAAAGTGCCGAAATCACGTGTAGTTCCTAAAATATTCTGGTTTCCTGTTTCAATAATAATCGTTATAACCACTTGTCTGCTGTCGATGATTTGGGGATTGGACTATGAATATCATGGGATTTTGATTGCGTATTTTTTCTATATATTTCGAAATAATCCAATATTGTCGATTGTAGGAGGATATCTTTCGATTATTAAGACCCCATGGGCTTTGTTAGGATTTGGATTGACGCTTACTTATAATGGGGAGAGAGGAAAACAGAATAAAATTTTGAATTATTTGTTTTATCCTGTACATTTATTAATTTTGGGACTGTTGAGGCTGTGTTTTAAAATAGGAATTTAG
- a CDS encoding YczE/YyaS/YitT family protein, with translation MNRMIRAYGLLILLTILAGMELALLVKMNVGVDPWNAMALSFSFLTGIKMGTIAIICNFLCVLGQIILLKKEFKKTNFLQIPISMLLGYAINFFVYTVFKDMEFSNYIFRITTNIIVLVSVAFTMGAIVVLGLPTFALEGFCSAVHMKTGIPFAKFRQWIDFFCVGIAIVLTLVFPIEWSLREGTIISMVLFGPLLGIFMPRIEKLYEKWYLVDGKSQIEKEIEGLE, from the coding sequence ATGAACAGAATGATAAGAGCATATGGATTGTTAATATTACTTACAATATTGGCGGGGATGGAATTAGCACTTTTGGTAAAGATGAATGTAGGAGTAGACCCTTGGAATGCAATGGCACTATCTTTTTCGTTTTTGACAGGAATAAAAATGGGAACAATAGCGATAATATGTAATTTTTTATGTGTATTGGGACAAATTATTTTATTAAAAAAGGAATTTAAAAAGACAAATTTTTTACAAATACCTATTTCCATGTTGCTGGGATATGCAATTAATTTTTTTGTATATACAGTTTTTAAAGATATGGAATTTAGTAACTATATTTTCAGAATAACAACTAATATTATAGTACTTGTATCAGTTGCTTTTACAATGGGGGCAATAGTAGTTTTGGGATTGCCAACATTTGCTCTGGAAGGTTTTTGCAGTGCGGTTCATATGAAAACTGGTATTCCTTTTGCGAAATTTAGACAATGGATAGATTTTTTCTGCGTTGGGATTGCCATTGTGTTGACACTTGTATTTCCTATAGAATGGAGTCTACGTGAAGGAACGATAATTAGCATGGTTCTGTTTGGACCTTTACTTGGAATATTTATGCCAAGAATTGAAAAACTCTATGAAAAATGGTATTTAGTTGATGGAAAAAGTCAAATTGAGAAGGAAATAGAAGGATTGGAATAA
- a CDS encoding VOC family protein gives MKINHVAIYVKDLEKTREFYEKYFKAKANEKYHNKNTGLQTYFLSFPDSEVRLEIMSRPELLERNDKIMNEGFIHIAFSVGNKENVDKLTERLVNDGFRCLSGPRTTGDGYYESVVEDCEGNLIEITE, from the coding sequence ATGAAAATAAATCATGTAGCAATTTATGTAAAAGATTTGGAAAAAACAAGGGAATTTTATGAGAAATATTTTAAAGCAAAGGCAAATGAGAAATATCATAATAAAAATACTGGATTACAGACTTATTTCTTAAGTTTTCCAGACAGTGAAGTAAGGCTTGAAATAATGTCACGTCCTGAACTTTTGGAAAGAAACGATAAAATAATGAATGAAGGCTTTATTCATATTGCTTTTAGCGTTGGAAACAAAGAAAATGTCGATAAATTGACAGAAAGACTTGTAAATGATGGGTTTAGATGTTTAAGTGGGCCTAGGACGACTGGAGATGGATATTATGAGAGTGTTGTTGAGGATTGTGAAGGAAATTTGATTGAAATAACAGAATGA
- a CDS encoding flavin reductase family protein has translation MFKKLEKNGFYYGFPVLLMTTKDKETGKSNVTPLSSSFVLGKSIVVGIGFGNKGFKNIENGSDVTFNIPDENLYESVKKIEKFTGDTEISEVKQNLGYTYCEDKFKIAGFTELAGEMVNSVRIKECPIHIEAKVTDIIKKDWFAIVTCEIQGIFVDEKIMKDDSHIDTQKWKPLIYKFREYTSTGDRLGLNFNFQEV, from the coding sequence ATGTTTAAAAAATTAGAGAAAAATGGGTTTTATTATGGATTTCCAGTATTACTGATGACTACAAAGGATAAAGAAACGGGCAAAAGTAATGTAACTCCGTTATCATCTTCATTTGTACTTGGAAAATCAATAGTTGTGGGAATAGGATTTGGAAATAAAGGATTTAAGAATATTGAAAATGGATCGGATGTAACTTTTAATATTCCAGATGAAAACTTGTACGAAAGTGTGAAAAAGATTGAAAAATTTACAGGCGATACAGAAATATCAGAAGTAAAGCAAAATCTTGGATATACATATTGTGAAGATAAGTTTAAGATTGCAGGATTTACTGAATTAGCTGGTGAAATGGTAAATTCTGTGAGAATAAAGGAGTGTCCAATTCACATAGAGGCAAAAGTTACAGATATTATCAAAAAAGACTGGTTTGCCATAGTAACTTGCGAAATACAGGGAATTTTTGTTGATGAAAAAATAATGAAGGATGATTCTCATATTGATACTCAGAAGTGGAAACCGTTAATTTATAAATTTAGGGAATATACATCGACAGGCGATAGATTGGGATTGAATTTTAATTTTCAGGAAGTTTAG
- a CDS encoding FUSC family protein, producing MIKKDIKKILSEILKLKEIKNTKDLPLLASLAMAVPILIGLLSNNLKLGITASLAAIMVVYFPLEGSFSERILMLIGCSFGFISVYTIGLIFSFNRIISVIVFGITAGIIHWAVSHFKLKPPKDFFFIMLCSTAISIPHQAIPKIAENIGYLTFGTLSTCLIVFLYCLIIGKKSSLNKTMNVPHIPLEIKKNVIESVIFGVFLSIALGAGYYLNLVNPYWVAVACIAVMQGNSARHIFLRSIQRVTGTLIGVIFCWGILLLVNNPWEICILIIIFQFIVEYLVPRNYGIAMIFITPMTIFLSEASTLFSKNHILFIQGRFFNTLVGSLIGIVGGYIVYHKKIRKII from the coding sequence ATGATCAAAAAGGATATAAAGAAAATTTTGAGCGAGATTTTAAAATTAAAAGAAATAAAAAACACAAAAGATTTGCCTTTATTGGCAAGTTTAGCAATGGCAGTGCCGATATTAATAGGATTGTTGTCAAACAACCTAAAATTGGGAATTACTGCTTCATTGGCAGCGATTATGGTTGTGTATTTTCCATTGGAAGGTTCGTTTTCTGAAAGAATACTAATGCTGATAGGCTGTTCATTTGGATTTATATCAGTATATACGATAGGATTGATTTTTAGCTTTAATAGAATAATTTCAGTTATAGTCTTTGGAATCACGGCAGGAATCATTCATTGGGCAGTTTCACACTTTAAATTAAAACCGCCAAAAGATTTCTTTTTCATAATGTTATGCTCAACTGCTATTTCAATCCCACATCAAGCAATACCAAAAATTGCAGAAAATATAGGTTATTTAACTTTTGGAACATTGTCAACTTGTTTGATAGTTTTTTTATACTGTCTGATTATTGGGAAAAAATCTAGTTTGAATAAAACTATGAATGTCCCTCATATTCCGTTAGAAATAAAAAAAAATGTTATAGAGTCAGTTATATTTGGAGTATTTTTGAGCATAGCCCTAGGAGCAGGATACTATTTAAATTTGGTAAATCCGTATTGGGTAGCAGTTGCCTGCATTGCCGTGATGCAAGGAAATTCAGCTCGGCATATTTTTCTAAGAAGTATTCAAAGAGTTACTGGAACGTTAATAGGAGTTATTTTTTGTTGGGGAATACTTTTATTAGTAAATAATCCATGGGAAATATGTATTCTCATAATAATATTTCAATTTATTGTAGAATATTTAGTTCCTAGAAATTATGGAATAGCAATGATTTTTATAACTCCTATGACAATTTTTTTATCTGAAGCCAGTACATTGTTCAGCAAAAACCACATTTTATTTATTCAAGGAAGATTTTTTAACACTTTAGTAGGCTCTTTAATAGGAATTGTTGGGGGTTACATAGTGTATCATAAAAAAATTCGGAAAATAATTTAA
- a CDS encoding ABC-ATPase domain-containing protein produces MKNYKELEKLLFSMDGKSYSAYKSLKGEYKFEKYILAIDHVQSDPYAPPSKMRVIMDRKICGIPYELTDTKDKNIAVSDFLTRNFYREIQKIGNDSTGTGGSGRIFIDRCGQEILERTSVLIKRDKVEVRFEMGMPARGRRIMGKAAQKIIFEQLPEIVEKSIIYDNLNKKALNEQVILVLDQEYARKMLKEKGLVAFVANDSVLPRESGVSDRPMKNAVKFKSPEKFEITLKLPSGKEISGMGIPKGITLIVGGGYHGKSTLLAALERGVYNHIAQDGRELIISESDAVKIRAEDGRNVEKVNISGFINNLPQNKDTRAFSTENASGSTSQAANVAEALEYGTSLLLIDEDTSATNFMIRDGRMQKLVAKEKEPITPFIDRVKELYDNFGVSTILIVGGSGDYFDMANHVIMMDEYVPKDVTEKAKEIAKLDENKREFSSNDKFKGVTQRIPLKKSFSQSGKLDKTKAKGKYSILYGKELIDISGLEQLVDDSQTNCIAVMIDYFKNKVLDEKLTLSQAADRIYEKIEKEGLDSISSYTGHPGNLALPRKQEFCGAVNRYRKLRIK; encoded by the coding sequence ATGAAAAATTATAAAGAATTAGAAAAACTATTATTTTCAATGGATGGAAAAAGTTATTCGGCGTATAAATCGCTTAAAGGAGAATATAAATTTGAAAAGTATATTCTTGCGATTGATCACGTGCAGTCAGATCCTTATGCTCCACCTTCAAAAATGAGGGTTATAATGGATAGAAAAATTTGTGGGATTCCTTATGAGCTCACGGATACGAAGGATAAGAATATTGCAGTTTCGGATTTTCTTACGAGAAATTTTTACAGGGAAATTCAGAAAATTGGAAATGACAGTACGGGAACTGGAGGAAGTGGAAGAATTTTTATTGACAGGTGCGGGCAGGAAATTTTGGAAAGAACTTCAGTTCTGATAAAGAGAGATAAAGTTGAAGTGAGGTTTGAAATGGGGATGCCTGCAAGAGGCAGACGGATAATGGGAAAAGCTGCACAGAAAATCATTTTTGAGCAGTTGCCTGAAATTGTAGAGAAATCCATTATTTATGATAATTTGAATAAAAAAGCATTAAATGAGCAGGTAATCCTAGTGCTGGATCAGGAATATGCAAGAAAAATGTTGAAAGAAAAAGGGCTTGTTGCATTTGTGGCTAATGATTCTGTCCTTCCACGTGAAAGTGGAGTTTCGGATAGACCTATGAAAAATGCAGTTAAGTTTAAAAGTCCAGAAAAATTTGAGATTACATTAAAGCTTCCAAGTGGGAAAGAAATAAGCGGAATGGGAATTCCAAAAGGAATTACGCTAATTGTGGGTGGAGGTTATCACGGTAAATCTACGTTACTTGCGGCACTTGAAAGAGGGGTTTACAACCACATTGCTCAAGATGGGAGAGAACTCATAATTTCTGAATCGGATGCGGTAAAAATACGTGCGGAAGATGGAAGAAATGTTGAAAAGGTGAATATAAGCGGATTTATCAATAACTTGCCGCAAAATAAGGATACAAGGGCTTTTTCAACTGAAAATGCGAGCGGAAGCACATCGCAGGCGGCAAATGTGGCAGAAGCGCTGGAATATGGAACTTCTTTACTTCTAATAGATGAGGACACTTCGGCTACTAATTTTATGATTCGTGACGGAAGAATGCAAAAACTTGTGGCAAAGGAAAAAGAGCCGATAACACCGTTTATTGACAGGGTAAAGGAACTTTATGACAATTTTGGAGTTTCTACGATATTGATTGTCGGTGGCTCTGGAGATTATTTTGATATGGCAAATCACGTTATAATGATGGATGAATATGTGCCAAAAGATGTGACAGAAAAAGCAAAAGAGATTGCAAAATTGGATGAAAACAAGAGAGAATTTTCTTCAAATGATAAATTTAAAGGAGTTACACAGCGAATTCCACTCAAAAAAAGTTTTTCGCAATCTGGAAAACTGGATAAAACAAAAGCCAAAGGGAAATACAGTATTCTGTATGGAAAAGAATTAATCGACATTTCAGGACTGGAGCAACTTGTGGATGACAGCCAGACAAACTGCATTGCTGTAATGATTGACTATTTTAAAAATAAGGTGCTGGATGAAAAGCTGACACTTTCGCAAGCGGCTGACAGGATTTATGAAAAAATTGAAAAGGAAGGGCTTGATTCAATTTCTTCGTACACAGGGCATCCAGGAAATTTGGCATTGCCGAGAAAGCAGGAATTTTGTGGGGCGGTTAATAGATATAGGAAATTAAGAATAAAATAG
- a CDS encoding prolyl oligopeptidase family serine peptidase: MRTKVLVFVGLFFVSMLGIASELVFKGGYDFNTYLSLKAKVFDYGQNIVSIEIDTKGQGKNIQNKQIAKDTFKVFAKGTLPKDTGIVLDEKTKSLGTFEVEREIENIFVNDKGNIVINLKYGKDVAGANTLSYVTGDVSRNVLMDLEYKVEQKKTIKGYKAGFYRQGKIVDEEADKFVAAKSKSGVNYQYFKPVNKDDGKKHPLIIWFHGNGEGGYKDYRNNVSQKLANRGAVAFAEDKTQKIFGGAYVVAPQADDTWYNNYTKGYIKSVKAMIDEFASENNVDKNRIYVFGASAGGYMSFRMMIEYPNYFAAFSTSAAALDKAATSGGVATTTQDLMKIRNKPLWMVHAQNDPTISYENTSKRVYDVLLKYGAILSSYPNVKIDGTEYNGHWSWIYSLRNMPVNDKGEHLFEWMAKQRLKK, translated from the coding sequence ATGAGAACTAAAGTATTGGTATTTGTAGGTTTGTTTTTTGTAAGTATGTTAGGAATTGCATCAGAATTAGTTTTTAAAGGTGGATATGATTTTAATACATATTTATCATTAAAGGCAAAAGTATTTGATTATGGGCAAAATATAGTTTCCATTGAAATTGATACAAAAGGGCAAGGGAAAAATATTCAAAATAAACAAATTGCTAAAGATACATTCAAAGTTTTTGCTAAAGGAACTTTGCCAAAAGATACTGGGATTGTGCTTGACGAAAAAACTAAATCTCTTGGAACATTTGAAGTTGAGAGGGAAATTGAGAATATTTTTGTAAATGATAAGGGGAATATTGTTATTAATTTGAAATATGGAAAAGATGTGGCTGGAGCAAATACTTTGAGTTATGTTACTGGGGATGTTTCACGGAATGTACTGATGGATTTGGAATATAAAGTGGAGCAAAAAAAGACGATAAAGGGTTATAAAGCAGGATTTTATAGACAAGGAAAAATTGTTGATGAGGAAGCTGATAAGTTTGTAGCGGCGAAGTCTAAAAGTGGAGTGAATTATCAATATTTTAAACCTGTTAATAAAGATGATGGGAAGAAACATCCGCTTATAATCTGGTTTCATGGGAATGGTGAAGGCGGATACAAGGATTATCGGAATAATGTTTCACAAAAATTGGCAAATCGTGGGGCAGTGGCTTTTGCAGAAGATAAAACACAAAAGATATTTGGCGGGGCTTATGTTGTGGCACCGCAGGCTGATGACACTTGGTACAATAATTATACCAAAGGGTATATAAAATCAGTAAAGGCTATGATTGATGAGTTTGCTTCTGAAAATAATGTTGATAAAAATAGAATTTATGTTTTTGGAGCTTCTGCTGGTGGATATATGTCCTTTAGAATGATGATTGAATATCCAAATTATTTTGCGGCATTTAGTACAAGTGCGGCTGCTCTTGATAAAGCGGCTACTTCTGGTGGAGTTGCAACTACTACACAGGATTTGATGAAAATAAGAAATAAACCGCTTTGGATGGTTCACGCACAAAATGATCCGACTATTTCCTACGAAAATACAAGTAAAAGAGTTTATGACGTTCTTTTAAAATATGGAGCAATACTTTCCTCTTATCCAAATGTAAAAATTGACGGAACTGAATACAATGGACACTGGAGCTGGATTTACAGCCTTAGAAATATGCCCGTGAATGATAAAGGGGAACATTTGTTTGAGTGGATGGCAAAGCAACGTTTGAAAAAGTAA